One part of the Dermacentor andersoni chromosome 2, qqDerAnde1_hic_scaffold, whole genome shotgun sequence genome encodes these proteins:
- the LOC140216171 gene encoding uncharacterized protein: protein MRDMWKSSSKRLDASRLIEDYKIKITEEDIKSKELSLPAITYIAGFCARAALKKIPCTACAENLTAQEREMELDRNIIIENLSRGGLKFPRPVVIDAVLRMQLVLEKLTTQENVVQFHASRHQRELLISLTQEVIDDEGFDICSQGHHPDDVYQNILWAAANTLLKDYVQMKTDLLNTELSKKKQQRKLKTLS, encoded by the coding sequence ATGAGAGACATGTGGAAATCTAGCAGCAAAAGATTAGATGCCAGCCGCCTCATAGAAGACTACAAGATAAAAATAACAGAAGAAGACATTAAAAGCAAGGAGTTGAGCTTGCCAGCTATTACATACATAGCAGGATTTTGTGCACGTGCAGCTCTAAAAAAGATTCCTTGCACAGCTTGTGCAGAAAACCTTACTGCACAGGAAAGAGAAATGGAGCTGGATCGCAACATAATAATTGAGAACCTCTCCCGGGGTGGTTTGAAGTTCCCGAGGCCTGTAGTCATAGATGCCGTGCTGCGAATGCAACTAGTTCTTGAGAAATTGACTACACAAGAAAATGTTGTGCAGTTTCATGCTTCGAGACATCAAAGGGAATTGCTGATTAGTTTGACACAAGAAGTAATAGACGATGAAGGATTCGATATCTGTTCTCAAGGTCATCATCCTGATGATGTCTATCAAAATATACTGTGGGCAGCAGCGAACACATTGCTTAAAGATTATGTCCAAATGAAGACAGACCTCCTAAACACTGAACTgtcaaaaaagaaacagcaaagaaagctCAAAACGCTTTCGTAA